From Planococcus halocryophilus, the proteins below share one genomic window:
- a CDS encoding glycerophosphodiester phosphodiesterase, protein MILLSEVKVYAHRGASGYALENTWDAFIKACELGVGIELDVQITKDGVVVVYHDDNLRRLTGINADIDTLDYEDIKELRAGKRWMRKFQQHQIPLAYEVFQWAKKKKIPLNVELKGSFEKNSKGPQILAAMLEGMQDIHLSSFNPQLLQEMKQLMPSTEMAWIIKKNKQLAFSEEMDWVDSIHLHKRLLGKPLWKDVLKLNKKVRLYGILGSESLTRLLEPQMIGIITDYPDRVKRKMVSPFIG, encoded by the coding sequence ATGATTTTATTGTCTGAAGTCAAAGTGTATGCACACCGAGGCGCTTCAGGATATGCACTGGAAAACACATGGGACGCTTTTATTAAAGCTTGTGAATTAGGTGTGGGTATCGAACTTGATGTACAAATTACTAAAGACGGTGTCGTAGTCGTGTATCATGATGATAATTTAAGGCGTTTGACCGGTATCAATGCGGACATTGATACGCTTGATTACGAAGATATAAAAGAGCTACGTGCCGGTAAGAGATGGATGCGGAAATTTCAACAGCATCAAATCCCGTTAGCTTATGAAGTATTTCAATGGGCGAAGAAAAAGAAAATCCCACTGAATGTAGAGTTGAAAGGTTCATTTGAAAAAAATTCAAAAGGACCTCAAATTCTCGCTGCTATGTTAGAGGGAATGCAAGACATCCATTTATCTTCATTTAATCCACAATTGCTTCAAGAGATGAAGCAATTGATGCCATCTACTGAGATGGCTTGGATTATTAAGAAAAATAAGCAGCTCGCTTTTTCTGAGGAAATGGATTGGGTGGATAGTATTCATCTTCATAAAAGATTGCTTGGCAAACCTTTATGGAAGGATGTATTGAAACTAAATAAGAAAGTACGTTTATACGGTATTCTTGGCTCAGAGTCGCTCACGCGTCTACTGGAGCCTCAAATGATCGGTATTATTACTGATTACCCCGATCGTGTTAAAAGAAAAATGGTATCACCCTTTATTGGGTGA
- a CDS encoding DUF2627 domain-containing protein: MGRLVAFIILLIPGIMAAYGIKLMRDTLFNKLLEPYPALWLQFTLGTIFVVLGIGFFAGFLLNRDRKKGNVSKRFQK, encoded by the coding sequence ATGGGTCGTCTTGTGGCGTTTATTATTTTGCTGATTCCTGGAATCATGGCGGCGTATGGTATTAAGTTGATGCGCGATACTTTATTCAATAAATTGTTAGAGCCTTATCCCGCTCTTTGGCTTCAGTTTACGCTTGGTACTATTTTTGTCGTTCTCGGTATTGGATTTTTTGCAGGTTTCCTGTTAAACCGCGATCGAAAAAAAGGCAATGTATCAAAAAGATTCCAGAAATAA
- a CDS encoding sigma-54 interaction domain-containing protein, with amino-acid sequence MQNVLIVGGGVGGSAILNTLLESDYLHVRGVVDLTLDAPAIKTAQSHGISVATDFLEFNETEIDIVFNVTGSEFLYQELKEYFLEKTVIIPGSLANVLVRLLEEKEHFISRLSKESHREKIILNSIEEGMIGIDNTSHITFMNKSAARMLEVTVEETIGKHIHEFISLSELPRTYETGRVELNKELQLRNGSRIVTSRFPMIGDDGKTIGAFAVFKDITEVVALAEEITDLKEIQTMLEAIIQSSDDAISVVDEKGNGLLVNPAYTRITGLQMKDVIGHPASADISEGESMHLKALQTRKPVRGVNLKVGPANREVIVNVAPIIVDNKLKGSVGVIHDTTEIRSLMKELDRARSIIRTLESKYTFDDIIGLSSEMQLSLQQAKLAAQTLVTVLLRGESGTGKELFAHAIHSASERKYNKFVRVNCAALSEELLDNELFGYEEGTIPGSRTGEKRGLFEEANNGSIFLDEIGELSTMLQSKLLRVLQEHETLRIGGSKPIPVNVRVIASTNANMEKALLEGKFREDLYYRLNRMPILIPPLRNRKQDIPRITERLLLKLNQEYGRSVESISDKALQYLRVYDWPGNVRELENVLSRSMIFMQMNDRVLTEEHIPLNMLKVAEAKNEVLIQSSMPLQEQLDTVERGILHHALKQAGDNKSKTAKQLEISLRTLYYKLEKYGLM; translated from the coding sequence ATGCAAAACGTGTTGATTGTTGGTGGTGGAGTTGGCGGGTCAGCTATATTAAACACACTCTTGGAATCAGATTATTTACATGTGCGAGGTGTTGTCGATCTAACACTTGATGCCCCCGCAATTAAAACTGCACAATCTCATGGAATTTCCGTTGCGACTGATTTCCTGGAATTTAACGAAACAGAAATTGATATCGTATTTAACGTCACAGGAAGTGAGTTTCTCTATCAAGAGCTTAAAGAATACTTCCTAGAAAAAACGGTTATTATACCTGGTAGTCTTGCAAATGTATTAGTCAGGCTATTAGAAGAAAAAGAGCATTTTATCAGTCGTCTTAGTAAAGAAAGTCATCGAGAAAAGATAATACTTAACTCGATCGAAGAAGGCATGATTGGAATTGATAATACAAGTCATATTACTTTTATGAACAAAAGTGCCGCTAGAATGTTAGAAGTTACTGTTGAAGAAACAATCGGCAAGCATATCCATGAGTTTATTTCATTAAGTGAATTGCCAAGAACTTATGAAACTGGCCGTGTTGAATTAAATAAAGAATTGCAATTGAGAAATGGTTCGAGAATTGTCACTTCTCGTTTTCCGATGATTGGAGACGATGGAAAAACAATCGGAGCATTTGCGGTATTTAAAGATATTACTGAAGTGGTTGCATTAGCAGAAGAAATCACGGACTTAAAAGAAATTCAGACGATGCTAGAGGCCATTATTCAATCGAGCGATGATGCCATATCGGTAGTTGATGAAAAAGGCAATGGATTACTAGTTAATCCGGCGTATACACGAATTACTGGATTGCAGATGAAAGATGTTATCGGTCATCCAGCATCAGCTGATATTTCTGAAGGTGAGAGTATGCACTTAAAAGCATTGCAAACTCGAAAGCCAGTTCGGGGCGTCAACTTAAAAGTTGGACCAGCAAATCGAGAAGTCATTGTGAACGTGGCGCCGATTATTGTCGATAACAAATTGAAAGGCAGTGTCGGAGTTATTCATGATACAACAGAAATTCGCTCTTTAATGAAGGAATTAGACCGAGCGCGAAGCATTATTCGGACATTAGAATCCAAATATACGTTTGATGACATTATCGGATTGTCTTCAGAGATGCAATTATCTTTGCAACAAGCCAAACTTGCAGCCCAAACTTTGGTGACAGTTTTACTACGCGGTGAATCTGGAACGGGTAAAGAATTATTTGCTCATGCCATTCATAGTGCTAGTGAACGGAAATACAATAAGTTTGTTCGCGTTAACTGTGCTGCACTTTCTGAAGAGTTACTAGATAATGAACTTTTCGGTTACGAGGAAGGAACGATTCCAGGTAGTAGAACAGGAGAAAAGCGTGGTTTATTTGAAGAAGCGAATAATGGCAGTATTTTTTTAGATGAAATCGGTGAATTGTCAACAATGCTTCAAAGTAAATTATTGCGTGTATTGCAAGAGCATGAAACCTTGCGCATCGGTGGCAGTAAACCAATTCCTGTTAATGTTCGGGTTATAGCCTCTACAAATGCCAATATGGAAAAAGCATTGCTCGAAGGGAAATTTCGTGAAGATCTTTATTATCGCTTAAACCGGATGCCGATCTTAATTCCCCCTTTGCGTAATCGGAAACAAGATATTCCGAGAATTACAGAACGCCTCTTATTAAAATTAAATCAAGAATACGGTCGTAGCGTTGAATCTATATCAGACAAAGCACTGCAATATTTACGCGTTTATGATTGGCCAGGAAATGTGCGAGAACTAGAGAACGTTCTGAGCCGGTCGATGATTTTTATGCAAATGAATGATCGAGTGTTAACAGAAGAGCATATCCCGCTGAATATGTTGAAAGTGGCTGAAGCAAAAAACGAAGTGCTCATCCAGTCTTCGATGCCTTTGCAAGAACAATTGGATACAGTAGAGCGTGGAATTTTGCATCATGCGCTAAAGCAAGCAGGAGACAATAAATCGAAAACGGCTAAACAATTAGAGATTTCGCTTAGAACTTTGTATTACAAATTAGAGAAATATGGTTTAATGTGA
- the yqiS gene encoding phosphate butyryltransferase, whose amino-acid sequence MATLKQLIENIPSGTNHTVAVAAAADLFVLEAISMAVERKMAYFRLYDDENAVTNMIKQNFPQLLNHPDIVLCHVSSQESAAKAAVISVFKKESDILMKGQLATAVLLKAVLNRDYGLRTGSVMSHVAAFEVAGFDRLIFVTDAGMNISPDLSQKVQIIENAVQIARSIGIKKPIVAPLAGVEVINPNMQATLDAAALTAMNQRGQIKNCIVDGPFALDNAISIDAAKNKRIAGKNAGKADILLVPSIESGNILYKSLVFFANAKVGSIVTGAKAPIVLSSRADSAESKLYSLALAIYSSLN is encoded by the coding sequence TTGGCCACATTAAAGCAGTTAATCGAAAATATCCCGAGCGGAACAAATCATACTGTTGCAGTTGCGGCAGCAGCTGATTTGTTTGTGCTTGAAGCAATTAGTATGGCTGTAGAACGGAAAATGGCGTACTTTCGATTATACGACGATGAGAATGCAGTGACGAACATGATAAAGCAAAATTTTCCTCAATTGCTCAATCACCCAGATATTGTGCTCTGTCATGTCAGCAGTCAAGAATCTGCTGCTAAAGCAGCTGTTATTTCCGTATTCAAGAAAGAAAGCGATATCTTGATGAAGGGTCAACTCGCAACCGCTGTGCTATTAAAAGCAGTATTAAATCGAGATTACGGCTTGCGGACAGGTTCAGTTATGTCCCACGTTGCTGCATTTGAAGTAGCTGGATTTGATCGACTCATTTTTGTGACAGATGCAGGAATGAATATCAGTCCTGATTTATCACAGAAAGTACAGATTATCGAAAACGCTGTTCAAATTGCTCGTTCAATCGGTATTAAAAAACCGATTGTCGCACCTTTAGCAGGTGTGGAAGTAATTAATCCGAATATGCAAGCAACGCTTGATGCTGCAGCACTTACCGCCATGAATCAACGCGGGCAAATCAAAAATTGTATAGTAGATGGGCCCTTTGCTCTCGACAATGCAATATCCATTGATGCAGCCAAAAACAAACGCATTGCAGGAAAAAATGCCGGAAAAGCCGACATCCTGCTCGTTCCATCTATTGAATCAGGCAACATTTTGTATAAATCACTGGTATTTTTTGCAAATGCCAAAGTGGGCAGTATCGTAACAGGTGCAAAAGCGCCTATCGTTTTATCATCACGTGCTGACAGTGCCGAAAGTAAATTGTATTCACTGGCTTTGGCCATTTATTCATCACTAAATTAG
- a CDS encoding Leu/Phe/Val dehydrogenase: MEIFKKMEEHDYEQLVFCQDKSSGLKAIICIHDTTLGPALGGTRMWNYATEEEAIEDAIRLGRGMTYKNAAAGLNLGGGKTVIIGDPLKDKNEEMFRAFGRFIQGLNGRYITAEDVGTTVADMDLIHDETDFVTGISPAFGSSGNPSPVTAYGAYIGMKAAALEAFGDDSLEGKTVAVQGVGNVAYPLCEYLHKEGAKLIVTDINEAAVKRAVEAFGATAVAPNDIYSQEADIFAPCAMGAIINDVTIPQLKVKVVAGSANNQLKEQRHGDELEARGIVYAPDFVINSGGVINVADELYGYNNERAMKRVETIYDSITKIFAIAKRDNIPSYIAADRMAEERIERVRKSRSQFLRNEHNILSRR; this comes from the coding sequence ATGGAAATATTTAAAAAAATGGAAGAACACGACTACGAACAATTAGTATTTTGCCAAGATAAAAGTTCAGGACTTAAAGCAATCATTTGCATTCACGATACTACTCTAGGGCCAGCACTTGGCGGAACGCGTATGTGGAATTATGCAACAGAAGAAGAAGCAATTGAAGATGCGATTCGTTTAGGTCGCGGAATGACTTATAAAAATGCTGCAGCAGGTCTTAACTTAGGTGGCGGTAAAACAGTTATTATCGGAGATCCACTAAAAGACAAAAACGAAGAAATGTTCCGTGCATTTGGTCGCTTTATCCAAGGATTAAATGGTCGTTACATAACTGCTGAAGATGTTGGAACAACAGTTGCTGATATGGATTTAATCCATGATGAAACTGATTTTGTTACAGGAATTTCACCGGCATTTGGTTCTTCAGGTAACCCATCACCAGTAACAGCTTACGGCGCTTATATCGGGATGAAAGCTGCTGCTTTAGAAGCATTTGGCGATGATTCTCTAGAAGGCAAAACTGTAGCAGTTCAAGGTGTTGGTAACGTTGCTTACCCACTTTGCGAATACCTTCATAAAGAAGGCGCGAAGTTAATTGTCACAGATATTAATGAAGCTGCAGTAAAACGTGCAGTAGAAGCATTTGGAGCGACAGCAGTTGCACCAAATGATATTTATTCGCAGGAAGCGGATATTTTCGCACCATGTGCAATGGGCGCTATTATTAACGACGTAACAATTCCTCAATTGAAAGTTAAAGTTGTTGCAGGATCTGCAAACAACCAATTAAAAGAACAACGTCACGGCGATGAATTAGAAGCTCGCGGAATTGTTTATGCACCTGACTTTGTTATCAACTCAGGCGGTGTTATTAACGTAGCTGATGAATTATACGGATACAACAACGAACGTGCGATGAAACGCGTTGAAACAATTTACGACAGCATTACGAAAATTTTTGCTATCGCTAAACGCGATAACATCCCAAGTTATATCGCTGCAGACCGTATGGCTGAAGAACGCATTGAACGCGTACGCAAATCAAGATCTCAATTCTTAAGAAACGAACATAATATTTTAAGCAGAAGATAA
- the buk gene encoding butyrate kinase, giving the protein MQRQLNRILVINPASTSTKIGVFDNDLLIMEKTIQHTLNELSAFSSIADQHLFRKKTILESLDEEGMNISNLAAVCGRGGLLRPIEGGTYEVNAEMIEDLRVGYSGQHASNLGGIVAHEIADALNIPAFIVDPVVVDELDPVARISGFSSIERKSIFHALNQKAVARHYAKKVGCSYEDVNLIVAHMGSGITVGVHQSGRVIDVNNGLHGDGPFSLERAGTVPAGDLVELCFSGQFSRHEILKKLVKNSGLVAYLETNDVVKVEKRILAGDKIAALIYQAMAYQIAKEIGAASAVLKGQVDAIILTGGLAHGNSFVEAISERVSWIADIEIQPGENELQALAEGAARVLNGEEQVQTYSF; this is encoded by the coding sequence GTGCAAAGACAATTAAATCGTATCTTAGTCATTAATCCGGCCTCCACTTCGACTAAAATTGGAGTTTTTGACAACGATCTTTTGATTATGGAAAAAACCATACAGCATACTTTGAATGAGTTAAGCGCATTTTCGAGCATTGCTGATCAGCATTTATTTAGAAAAAAAACCATTTTAGAGTCTTTAGACGAAGAAGGCATGAATATTTCTAATTTAGCTGCGGTTTGTGGTAGAGGGGGCTTATTGCGCCCGATTGAAGGTGGAACTTACGAAGTAAATGCTGAAATGATAGAAGATTTGCGGGTAGGTTATTCCGGGCAGCATGCGTCTAATTTAGGTGGTATTGTTGCACATGAAATTGCAGATGCTTTGAATATACCTGCATTTATTGTGGATCCGGTCGTTGTGGATGAATTAGATCCCGTTGCACGTATTTCGGGATTTTCATCGATTGAACGAAAATCTATTTTCCATGCACTCAATCAAAAGGCAGTAGCACGACATTATGCCAAAAAAGTTGGCTGTTCATATGAAGATGTCAACTTAATTGTCGCTCATATGGGTTCTGGAATAACAGTTGGTGTTCATCAAAGTGGCCGTGTGATTGATGTCAATAACGGTTTACATGGTGATGGTCCATTTAGTCTTGAACGAGCAGGAACTGTGCCGGCAGGCGATTTGGTGGAATTATGTTTTTCAGGACAATTTAGTCGTCATGAAATTTTAAAAAAACTAGTCAAAAATAGTGGACTGGTTGCGTATCTTGAAACAAATGATGTTGTTAAAGTGGAAAAGCGAATTTTAGCAGGCGATAAAATAGCAGCGTTAATTTATCAGGCAATGGCTTATCAAATTGCAAAAGAAATTGGAGCAGCTAGTGCTGTTTTAAAAGGTCAAGTGGATGCAATTATTTTAACAGGTGGCTTGGCTCACGGTAATAGCTTTGTAGAAGCGATATCTGAACGGGTTAGTTGGATTGCTGATATTGAAATCCAGCCCGGCGAAAATGAGCTTCAAGCTTTAGCAGAAGGTGCAGCTAGAGTGTTGAACGGAGAAGAACAAGTTCAGACTTATTCATTTTAA
- the lpdA gene encoding dihydrolipoyl dehydrogenase, with translation MAQNYDVVILGGGTGGYVAAIRSAQLGLKTAIVEKSELGGTCLHRGCIPSKALLRSAEVYSTTKNHAADFGVQTGDVTLDFSRVQQRKQGIVDQLHAGVQGLMKKGKIDVYEGIGRILGPSIFSPNAGTISVEMKNGEENEMLIPSNVIIATGSRPRTLPGLTIDGEFVMTSDEALKMETLPQSILIVGGGVIGIEWASMLNDFGVDVTVIEYADRIIPTEDKDISKEMLKLLKKKGIKFATSAKVMADTLETGENGVTIQAEINGKNESFSAEKMLVSVGRQANVENIGIENTDIIVEKGFIQVKKSFQTKESHIYAIGDVIGGLQLAHVASHEGITAIEHIKGNNPHAMNYDLVSRCIYSNPEAASVGITEDQAKEKGHDVKVGKFSFKAIGKALVYGESDGFVKIIADKETNDILGVHMIGPHVTDMISEAGLAMVLDATPWEIAETIHPHPTLSEVMGEAALAVDGKAIHS, from the coding sequence ATGGCTCAAAATTATGATGTTGTCATTTTAGGTGGCGGAACAGGCGGTTACGTTGCAGCGATTCGCTCAGCGCAACTTGGATTAAAAACGGCAATCGTCGAAAAAAGTGAACTAGGTGGAACATGCTTACATAGAGGCTGTATTCCAAGTAAAGCTTTACTTCGAAGTGCTGAAGTATATTCAACAACAAAAAATCACGCTGCTGATTTTGGCGTTCAAACTGGGGATGTCACGTTGGATTTTTCACGTGTCCAACAGCGTAAACAAGGCATTGTAGATCAATTACATGCAGGTGTGCAAGGATTAATGAAAAAAGGGAAAATTGATGTGTATGAAGGCATCGGAAGAATTCTCGGACCATCAATTTTCTCGCCAAACGCTGGAACCATTTCAGTAGAAATGAAGAACGGCGAAGAAAATGAAATGTTGATTCCAAGCAATGTTATTATTGCAACAGGATCGCGCCCACGCACGTTGCCAGGCTTAACCATTGACGGAGAATTCGTTATGACTTCAGATGAAGCATTGAAAATGGAAACTTTGCCACAATCTATTTTAATTGTTGGTGGGGGCGTTATCGGAATCGAATGGGCATCGATGCTTAATGATTTCGGTGTTGACGTAACTGTTATTGAATATGCAGACCGCATTATTCCGACAGAAGACAAAGACATTTCTAAAGAAATGCTTAAACTTTTGAAGAAAAAAGGCATTAAGTTTGCAACAAGTGCAAAAGTAATGGCAGATACTTTGGAAACAGGCGAAAATGGTGTAACGATTCAAGCAGAAATCAACGGTAAAAATGAAAGTTTTTCTGCTGAAAAAATGCTGGTTTCTGTAGGCCGTCAAGCAAATGTTGAAAATATTGGCATTGAAAATACAGATATTATCGTTGAAAAAGGATTTATTCAAGTGAAAAAGTCATTCCAGACGAAAGAGTCTCATATTTACGCAATCGGTGATGTCATTGGTGGCCTACAATTGGCGCACGTTGCTTCACACGAAGGCATCACAGCTATTGAACATATTAAAGGCAATAATCCGCATGCCATGAATTATGACTTAGTGTCACGCTGCATTTATTCAAATCCAGAAGCAGCGAGTGTTGGTATTACTGAAGATCAAGCAAAAGAAAAAGGACACGATGTTAAAGTCGGTAAGTTTTCTTTTAAAGCGATCGGTAAAGCATTAGTATACGGGGAATCTGACGGTTTTGTTAAAATCATTGCAGACAAAGAAACAAACGATATTCTTGGTGTGCATATGATTGGTCCGCACGTAACAGATATGATTTCAGAAGCTGGTCTTGCGATGGTTCTAGATGCAACTCCATGGGAAATCGCAGAAACAATCCATCCGCACCCGACACTTTCAGAAGTAATGGGCGAAGCGGCATTAGCAGTTGACGGAAAAGCAATCCATAGTTAA
- a CDS encoding thiamine pyrophosphate-dependent dehydrogenase E1 component subunit alpha gives MATKHEEIGLTNEDVLKMYETMLMARRVDERMWLLNRAGKIPFVISCQGQEAAQVGAAFALDNSKDYIAPYYRDIGVVLHFGMTPKELMLSAFAKAEDPNSGGRQMPGHFGQKSNRILTGSSPVTTQLPHAVGVALAGKMKKKDFITFTTLGEGSSNQGDFHEGMNFAGVHKLPVIIMVENNKYAISVPVERQLACKNVSDRAIGYGMPGVTIDGNDPIEVYKHVKEAADRARRGEGPSLIETVSERMTAHSSDDDHRQYRSADELAAQKSTDPILTFGAYLKENGVMNDELEKEINDRIMVIVNEATDYAEEAPYAPPEHAMKYVYAEEGGDE, from the coding sequence ATGGCTACGAAACATGAAGAAATTGGTTTAACGAATGAAGATGTACTAAAAATGTATGAAACGATGTTAATGGCGCGTCGCGTGGATGAACGCATGTGGTTATTAAACCGTGCAGGTAAAATTCCTTTTGTGATTTCTTGTCAAGGTCAAGAAGCGGCGCAAGTTGGCGCTGCGTTTGCACTTGATAATTCAAAAGATTATATCGCGCCTTACTACCGCGATATCGGTGTGGTCCTTCATTTTGGTATGACGCCAAAAGAATTGATGCTTTCAGCTTTTGCTAAAGCAGAAGACCCGAACTCAGGTGGACGTCAAATGCCTGGTCATTTCGGTCAAAAAAGCAACCGTATTTTAACTGGATCTTCACCTGTTACGACACAATTGCCACACGCAGTAGGCGTCGCTTTAGCAGGGAAAATGAAGAAAAAAGATTTCATTACATTCACAACACTTGGTGAAGGTTCTTCTAACCAAGGAGATTTCCACGAAGGCATGAACTTTGCTGGTGTACATAAATTGCCAGTTATTATTATGGTCGAAAACAACAAATACGCAATTTCAGTACCTGTTGAACGTCAACTAGCTTGTAAAAACGTTTCTGACCGTGCAATCGGTTACGGAATGCCAGGTGTGACGATTGACGGCAACGACCCAATTGAAGTTTACAAGCATGTTAAAGAAGCGGCTGATCGTGCGCGTCGCGGCGAAGGCCCAAGCTTGATCGAAACCGTTTCTGAACGTATGACTGCTCACTCTTCAGATGATGACCACCGTCAATACCGTTCAGCAGACGAATTGGCAGCACAAAAATCAACAGATCCAATTTTGACATTTGGTGCTTATTTGAAAGAAAACGGTGTGATGAACGATGAATTAGAAAAAGAAATTAATGATCGCATTATGGTAATTGTCAATGAAGCAACAGATTATGCCGAAGAAGCACCGTATGCTCCACCAGAACATGCGATGAAATATGTCTATGCCGAAGAAGGAGGAGACGAATAA
- a CDS encoding alpha-ketoacid dehydrogenase subunit beta, with protein sequence MAIMSYIDAITLAMKEEMERDENVFVLGEDVGKKGGVFKATQGLYDQFGEDRVLDTPLAESAIAGVGIGAAMYGLRPIAEMQFADFIMPAINQIISEASRIRYRSNNDWSCPIVFRAPFGGGVHGALYHSQSVEAIFANQPGLKIVIPSTPYDAKGLLKSAIRDEDPVMFFEHKRAYRLIKGEVPEEDYTIEIGKADVKREGEDITVITYGLAVHFALQAAERLAEDGISAHVLDLRTIYPLDKEGIIEAAKKTGKVLLVTEDNKEGSIIGEVAAIIAENCLFDLDAPIKRLAGPDIPAMAYAPTMEKFFMINPDKVEKAMRELAEF encoded by the coding sequence ATGGCTATTATGTCTTATATAGATGCCATCACGCTTGCCATGAAAGAAGAAATGGAACGTGACGAAAACGTTTTTGTTCTCGGAGAAGATGTCGGTAAAAAAGGTGGCGTTTTTAAAGCGACTCAAGGTCTTTACGATCAATTCGGAGAAGATCGCGTATTAGATACACCACTTGCAGAATCAGCAATTGCTGGTGTTGGAATTGGTGCTGCAATGTACGGATTACGCCCAATTGCAGAAATGCAATTTGCGGATTTCATCATGCCTGCTATTAACCAAATTATTTCTGAAGCTTCACGTATCCGTTACCGTTCAAATAACGACTGGAGTTGTCCAATTGTTTTCCGCGCACCATTTGGCGGCGGTGTTCACGGCGCTCTTTATCATTCTCAGTCGGTAGAAGCGATTTTCGCGAACCAACCTGGCTTGAAAATTGTTATTCCGTCTACACCATACGATGCAAAAGGTTTGTTAAAATCGGCAATTCGCGATGAAGATCCAGTAATGTTCTTTGAACACAAACGTGCGTATCGCCTGATTAAAGGTGAAGTACCAGAAGAAGATTACACAATCGAAATCGGTAAAGCAGACGTTAAACGCGAAGGTGAAGATATTACAGTTATCACTTACGGTTTAGCAGTCCACTTTGCACTTCAAGCAGCAGAACGTTTAGCAGAAGATGGAATTTCTGCGCATGTTCTTGATTTGCGCACAATTTATCCATTGGATAAAGAAGGCATTATCGAAGCTGCCAAGAAAACAGGTAAAGTGTTGCTAGTTACAGAAGACAATAAAGAAGGAAGCATCATCGGAGAAGTAGCAGCGATTATCGCTGAAAACTGCCTATTCGATCTAGACGCTCCAATCAAACGTCTAGCTGGACCTGATATTCCGGCAATGGCTTACGCACCAACTATGGAGAAATTCTTCATGATCAACCCAGACAAAGTAGAAAAAGCTATGAGAGAACTAGCTGAATTTTAA